Proteins from a genomic interval of Corynebacterium freiburgense:
- a CDS encoding GntP family permease yields MVLPLTGIILSLIVLMALAYRGHSVVIVAPIAAFIAAIFSQAPLLASYTQIFMPALGKFIVSFFPLFLAGAIFGKLMTSAGLATDLAQGITKLFGPKRAMLSTVLATALLTYGGVSAWVVAFTIVPIAIELFREAGIPKRLMPAALGLGTITFALAALPGSPQIHNVIPTQYFGTNSYAAPILGIIGAIAMFALGMAWLQYRIRSLQTAGETFLPEGADDTPLRSTFHKDGIDLDGTKETEIHHPVSGGNIAARGLLGLLPIAVVIGMNFLFLYVISKQMDYSYLAEEKFGGVTLDKVVSVWSVVVGLVTAILLIFLMKFRMANELFADLSDGAKNAILPVFTTASEVGYGAVVASLAVFAAVREGIFSISDNVLVVSTASAGVISGITGSSSGGLSITLQAFGEELKQAAIDQDVSLEVLHRITAMASVSFDSLPHNGAILTMLIVCGMTHRQSYKDIAVVTVVIPLIVVLTLLAGITLM; encoded by the coding sequence ATGGTATTGCCACTGACCGGCATCATCCTATCTCTTATTGTTTTAATGGCATTAGCCTACCGCGGACATTCCGTAGTGATTGTTGCTCCTATCGCAGCGTTTATTGCCGCAATATTTTCTCAGGCTCCGTTGCTTGCCTCGTATACGCAAATCTTTATGCCGGCGCTCGGTAAATTTATTGTGAGCTTTTTCCCATTGTTTCTAGCAGGGGCAATCTTTGGAAAACTCATGACCTCCGCTGGGCTCGCGACAGACCTGGCCCAGGGAATTACCAAACTCTTTGGCCCCAAACGCGCAATGCTTTCAACAGTGCTTGCCACCGCTTTATTAACATACGGCGGCGTCAGTGCTTGGGTAGTAGCTTTTACAATCGTTCCAATTGCAATCGAACTATTCCGCGAAGCAGGGATTCCCAAACGACTGATGCCAGCAGCTCTGGGCCTGGGGACGATTACCTTTGCACTCGCGGCGCTCCCAGGCAGCCCGCAAATTCACAATGTGATTCCCACACAATACTTTGGAACCAATAGCTATGCCGCCCCAATACTCGGAATTATTGGTGCAATAGCCATGTTTGCCCTTGGAATGGCATGGCTCCAATACCGAATTCGTAGCCTCCAAACAGCCGGGGAAACTTTCCTTCCTGAAGGCGCGGATGACACACCATTACGCTCAACATTCCATAAAGATGGCATAGATCTAGATGGCACAAAAGAAACCGAAATCCACCACCCAGTATCTGGCGGAAATATCGCAGCACGCGGCTTACTAGGGTTACTGCCAATCGCCGTAGTGATAGGAATGAATTTCCTCTTTCTGTATGTAATTTCCAAACAAATGGATTACAGCTATTTGGCCGAAGAAAAATTCGGTGGAGTAACACTAGACAAAGTGGTTAGTGTTTGGTCCGTGGTTGTGGGCCTGGTTACCGCTATTTTGCTTATTTTCCTTATGAAGTTCCGAATGGCAAATGAACTTTTTGCGGACCTTTCTGATGGTGCTAAAAACGCTATTCTGCCAGTATTCACAACAGCTTCTGAAGTTGGCTATGGGGCAGTAGTGGCGTCACTCGCTGTCTTCGCGGCAGTACGTGAAGGCATTTTTTCTATAAGTGACAATGTCTTGGTGGTATCCACTGCCTCGGCGGGGGTGATCTCTGGCATTACTGGATCTTCATCGGGAGGACTATCCATCACATTGCAGGCCTTTGGTGAGGAACTGAAACAAGCAGCAATTGACCAGGATGTAAGCCTTGAAGTCCTACATCGAATTACCGCAATGGCCTCAGTGAGTTTTGACTCGCTCCCGCACAACGGTGCAATTCTTACAATGCTTATTGTGTGTGGCATGACCCACCGGCAATCCTATAAAGACATTGCAGTAGTTACCGTGGTCATTCCACTTATCGTTGTGCTTACGCTTCTTGCCGGGATCACCTTAATGTAG
- a CDS encoding DUF4064 domain-containing protein gives MNDHKQSDISGQQSDPQAHPLSLQQTGTMVQKPGIGSIILGLILITFGTLMSLAQVSIAVGGQNPITNDSADPIAMATSIIMTALFTVVPIFLGIVILILRTKQKRKWELQSKPR, from the coding sequence ATGAATGACCATAAACAATCTGATATCAGTGGACAACAATCCGATCCGCAAGCGCATCCACTTTCGCTACAGCAGACTGGAACCATGGTGCAAAAGCCAGGAATCGGCTCAATTATTTTAGGGTTAATCCTTATTACTTTTGGAACTCTAATGAGCCTTGCCCAGGTATCTATTGCTGTTGGTGGCCAAAATCCTATTACGAATGATTCTGCAGACCCTATTGCGATGGCTACTTCAATTATTATGACCGCTTTATTTACTGTTGTGCCGATCTTTTTAGGGATTGTGATTCTGATCCTTAGAACAAAGCAGAAACGCAAATGGGAACTACAAAGTAAGCCGCGCTGA